Proteins co-encoded in one Medicago truncatula cultivar Jemalong A17 chromosome 8, MtrunA17r5.0-ANR, whole genome shotgun sequence genomic window:
- the LOC11412013 gene encoding transcription factor MYB1, with protein MENTGGVRKGAWTYKEDELLKACINTYGEGKWNLVPQRSGLNRCRKSCRLRWLNYLSPNINRGRFSEDEEDLILRLHKLLGNRWSLIAGRLPGRTANDVKNYWHTNLAKKVVSEKEEEKENDKPKETMKAHEVIKPRPITLSSHSNWLKGKNSIPRDLDYSENMASNQIGRECASTSKPDLGNAPIPCEMWCDSLWNLGEHVDSEKIGSCSSLQEENLMEFPNVDDDSFWDFNLCDLNSLWDLP; from the exons ATGGAGAATACCGGAGGTGTGAGAAAAGGCGCATGGACTTACAAGGAAGATGAGCTACTCAAGGCTTGCATTAACACGTACGGTGAAGGAAAATGGAATTTAGTTCCTCAGAGATCTG GATTGAATAGATGCAGAAAAAGTTGTAGATTGAGGTGGTTAAATTACTTAAGCCCCAACATCAACAGAGGAAGATTTTCTGAGGATGAAGAAGATTTGATCCTAAGGTTACACAAACTACTAGGAAATAG ATGGTCATTGATTGCTGGAAGGCTTCCGGGTAGAACAGCTAATGATGTGAAGAACTATTGGCACACAAATTTGGCAAAGAAAGTGGTTTcagaaaaggaagaagagaaagaaaacgaTAAACCTAAGGAAACCATGAAAGCTCATGAAGTTATTAAACCTCGTCCTATAACTTTGTCAAGTCATTCAAATTGGTTGAAGGGGAAAAATAGTATTCCTAGAGATCTTGATTACTCAGAGAATATGGCTTCAAATCAAATTGGTAGAGAGTGTGCTTCTACTTCAAAACCAGATCTAGGTAATGCCCCAATACCATGTGAAATGTGGTGTGACAGTTTGTGGAACTTGGGAGAACATGTAGACAGTGAGAAAATTGGGTCATGCTCTTCATTACAAGAGGAGAACTTAATGGAGTTTCCAAATGTTGATGATGACTCCTTTTGGGATTTCAACCTTTGTGATTTGAATTCTCTTTGGGATCTACCTTGA
- the LOC120577505 gene encoding nucleolar protein dao-5-like, which translates to MGLDDELWDILEDGVDDLDLDEEGAAIDRKIHTPAQKKLKVLYQKLQEKCDKGSENKHEIALEDFIMTGIDRSNVDSMIYSIYKNDGTEAKTVVQSEPEASSSKAKITSKPKNSKTKVMTKSDPKTTKIKILKRSEPGILKSKGQKNKRVAASKKTIPKGVKPKVLSDQKLPNTQLKVCLRAKEKQRSWEPESKTPEQDESTAGTHDSEDASESDQPSDNEKSPEAESSPEAEPTSEAQDGVASDEGQDDSEQANQSKNTFKYKLSQLEDQIIGNKESPKKNKIIFQTRRVFDGIVVSN; encoded by the exons atgggattggatgatgAGTtgtgggatattcttgaagatggagttgatgatctggaccTGGATGAggaaggagctgctattgacagAAAGATACACACTCCTGCTCAAAAGAA ACTCAAGGTTCTTTATCAGAAGCTGCAAGAAAAGTGTGATAAAGGTTctgaaaacaaacatgaaattgctTTAGAGGATTTCATAATGACTGGTATTGATAGAAGCAATGTAGATTCTATGATTTACAGCATCTACAAGAACGATG gtactgaAGCTAAAACtgttgttcagtcagaacctgaagcttctagTTCAAAAgctaagattacatcaaagccaAAGAACTCCAAAACTAAGGTTATGACAAAGTCTGATCCTAAGACTACAAAGATCAAGATTCTGAAAAGGTCAGAACCTGGAATCCTAAAGTCAAAGGGCCAGAAGAACAAAAGAGTTGCTGCTTCTAAGAAAACAATACCTAAAGGTGTTAAACCGAAAGTGTTGAGTGATCAGAAGCTACCCAACACTCAGctcaag GTGTGTCTAAgggcaaaagagaaacaaaggtcctg ggAGCCTgaaagtaaaactccagagcaagatGAAAGTACTGCAGGTACacatgattctgaagatgcatcagaatctgatcaaccttctgataaTGAAAAGagtccagaagctgaatcaagtccagaagctgaacccACATCAGAAGCTCAAGACGGAGTAGCATCTGATGAAGGTCAAGATGATTCTGAGCAAGCCAATCAATCTAAAAACACATTCAAGTACAAGTTGTCACAACTTGAGGATCAAATCATTGGAAACAAAGAAAGtcccaaaaaaaacaagatcaTATTTCAGACCAGAAGAGTCTTTGATGGGATTGTTGTCAGTAACTGA